A stretch of DNA from Gasterosteus aculeatus chromosome 7, fGasAcu3.hap1.1, whole genome shotgun sequence:
GACAAGTGAATTAAGGGGTGAGATCACAGCACATTTGTAACCTCTCACACTATTCCTAAATGTTACAATGCAAAAGCACAACTAAACACTTgaacatttaaattaaactcTGTCAAACTGTAGACAGTTGGTGTGTTGTTTGCACACGATGCCCGGCCACCGTCCAGGTGAAGATGGCAGTCTCCAATAAATAAAGAGGGTAAGCCTCACGTCACCACCACGCTCCTTTTGATACAGTCCCTAATGGAACCTACTCGGATCTCTTCCTTCTACCTTTGAATTAGGTGGTTTACTTTCACAAATATAAAACTCACGTCAACACGGACACACCACAGAAAATGTCCTCTCTGAAGCTTCCATCTATACAGTGAATGCAAAGATATGCTCAAGTGCTAGAATTTACTCCACAGAGACTGATGGTTCACCAAACAGCTATATGAGGTTTCTAAAGCCTCAGAAACATCGACAAGTCATCATGTATTTAACCCACCTAAATCACTTACTCTGCCAACGGGACGTTATCACGTTGGAGACGTGCATCTTGAAGCCTTTGGAGAATCGTCCCATGACAACATCCTCCTCAACATGGCATGTTGGCAGTGTCGAGCCGAAGCCGAGCTGAAACCGCCATCCACTCAAACGCTGTCGGGACAAGCAGGGCTCACTTCTTTCCTCCCCGAAAAGTGTTCATTTTGAAAGGGTTACATGAGTTAATTGCCTTCCCTTTCCAGTTCAGGCCTTTTTTTATGATCTCTCCTGTCAGGCAAGCAggcgggggggttgtggggggccaagcaaccaacaacaacaacaacaacaacgcgccgtgttgtttcttttaaaacctACCATCCGTGGCCACGTCACCGCGGCTACACCAGGCCGGTGTGCACGTGGACGTGGAGCGGGTACGGGTGGTAGACCAGCGGGGGCTGGGCCTGGGCGACGAAGTAGCTGCTGTAGATGGGCTCCGTCACGTACGCCGCCGGCTGATAGAAGCAGGTGACGTTGGCCGTGTTGGGGATGGCATTCTGCTCGCCCAGCACCCTCAGAGCCAGGACCGTGATCATGTTGAGCGTCTGCCTCCTCTCGTGTCCCATCAAGCACACCGTGCTCTCGTCTATCACGCGCCGCAGGGTCATCAGGTAGTCGTACTTGCTGGTCTCCTCGTTGCCGACGAAGTGGCACCTCAGGTAGGCCTCGACCTTGCGCTGCTGCTCGCTCACGTCGGGGAAGTCGATGAAGAAGCGGGAGCACATGTACCGCTCCAAGGACTTGATCTCGGTCTCGCTGGCCGGTCTGAAGTTCCTCACCAGCAGGTCGCTGTACTTCAGCAGGCCGCCGCCCCGGATCTCCTCCGGGCTGCGCGTGGCGatgaggcggcggcggaggtGGTCCATCGCCTGTTCGAAGTCCCCGTGCATGCACTCGGCTTCGACGGTGATGGCGGGCTCCCCCGCGGCCCCGGCCCAGGAGCTCGCCGCGGCGACCTGCTGCGGCGGTTGATCGTTGATCGGAGCGTCCACTGCACGTGCGCAGCTTTGCGCTTGGGAGTCGGGGGGCTTCTTCGAGTGTTTCGGCCTCACGGTTTGTTCTGCGGTTTCCTTGGAGCCACAAAGTGTGCCGGCTGAAAGGGCGTCAAAGGTCTGTGGCTTGGAGGCCGGGACATGTGAGGCCTGAACTTGAGCGTTGTCCATTGAGGGAGGCTGAAGGGGTTTGGGTATATCTATGGGCGGAAACAGCTGTGTTGTGAGATCTGACAAATCAGTCAGTAAAGACCATTTCTCAGGCTTAACGATCAGCTTCCTCGACATTTTCCTTTGTAGTTTTGGTGAAGGGCAAAAGTCCGGTAGGACGCCCTGTGATGTGCTGCAAGTTTTCTTAGCTGGCGGAGGAAAGGAATATTCATGTAGTAAATCTTGAGAGCTTGCCGTAGTTTCAGCGCTGCAGTTCACGGAGTCGACTTTGAACTGAGCCGTCTCTGCACAATGCAGGTTTTCCGGTGGAGCGGCCTTTTCCGGTCCTTTTCCAGACAGCTGTTCATTGCTCTGTGGCTTCAAACATGCATGTGGCATCAGCGGACCCGTGACATCTGTTAGTAAAGCTTCAGGAGATGAGAGTGCAGGATAATCACTGTGGAACAGTCCTTTCTCTTCTCCGTTGCCTTCACATAGCTCAAACACAATGGCGTTCTCTGCATGAAGGCCCTCTGTGACGtccacttcctcctgctgcaCGTCGATGCCCTCGTGTTCTAACGGCGCTTGTGCCTTTTGCTTTCCATCCACGTGCTCAACCATGGCACGTGGACGATTTTTCTCAAGCACAGAAGCTCCTTCAATCGACAGTGGACCTTCGCCGCCAGAGTCTTTTTCCACAGCGGCTTCAGCACCCTGAGGAATGCTTGgcttggcttttttttcctgctcatTGTCTCTTTTAGACAAATCCCCAGCATTCAATGACGGCTTTCCTCCCTGCCTCCGTTCGGTCTCCCAGTAAGACTCCAGCATACGGTCCAGTATTATCTGGAAGGAGTCCACGCTGAACTCAAACTGCCTTCGAAGGGAGCTGATGAATCGGAGCCCCACGGTTTTAGCTCTGTTGTTAGAAAGCGAGATGAGGCTCCATCTGTCATGCTCATTGAAGACTTTCACCATCTTTTGCACGTAGGCCTCCTTCATGGTCATGGAGGTGATCTTCCGCCGGTTAACCCCACAAGGGAGGAGGTCTCGTAGGCTGCTCAGAACCACCTCCTTTATCACCTGAAGGTCTTCCTGCCTGGGCAGCTCCACTCCAAAAATGATGTCTAGGTCTCTATAGCCCATGCAGTTGTCTCTCACCAGAACGTGGCTGGCAGTCGCGCCATTTAGCCGTATATCTTTAACCTGGATGCTCCTTTCAATCAGCCGATCCCTCACCACACGAATGATATCTTTCGCTCTCACCTGCAGGGTGGGAAAGTTTCCTCGTCCGTGGATGGGGATGACCTCAGTcaagacctcgtccagagcttGAATTTGCTCAAGGGTCAAGTTGTGGAACCTCTTCTCCGCTTGAAGTTCCATCACCATCACCTAGGAAACAGAGGTCGGACATATCACATCACACATTGTGCAACAagcctttttaaaaagacaatgcACGGAAATGACGCGGAAAACCTTATAACGTTGTCTGTATATCATCCCAGCATCTTctttacatccatccatccaaattCATCATCtctataaaaaaatgaatgtataaTGGAGAGTCTGGACAGTCTTTTTATATTGTGCCTGTATGTAGGAGCTCTCCTCCTGAAGTAAGAGCGCTGTATCTAAGTGTGTCATACCTTAAAGGTATGTGACCCTGTGGTTGCACAATAGGCCACTTAATGATGTCATTAAACAGGGTTGTGCTTATTGCTGCTGTCAGAATGTGACAATGGGGCACGTCATCATTAATGTACACTGACTCACTCCCTACTGAGGCTAATGTTGATCCCATTGCTAGACGGCTTTAAAGGTATTTCAATTTCATCTGCCTTTATGACAGCATTACAGTTATAAGGATTCTCACAGTGGTTTGAAATATCGACAATGTCATCATCACCTTTAACTCATGAAATGAATACCGTACTCTTTATAAAGTACTTCTTTTAAGtactacatttttaaatgttcaaaagAGATTTGGACATTTTTCACGAGATGTTTGGACATTTTACTGATCTACTCTGCCACTcctattcacaaaaaaagataTAGAACAGAACATTTTATCTTTGAGTTCAAGACAGAAGATGTGAAGATGCACAAACTTCCAATGGTACTTAAGACTATTTTATAATAATTTTTCATCTCTAAATATCTTTACCTAATCAGAAATTCATACTAGTTCCATAACTGTGTAGTGATTAGAGATTATTGACCATTTATTGCATACATTGTACATTTCTAATGTATTGTTGTTTTGAATCCAGATGTAGGACAGCAAAACTGTTGAATTTAATAAATTAAGGTCAATGCACCCAAAGTTTAATATGGATATTTAATACAATGTGTTTTCCAGTGAAAACACAACCAACCTCTCCTGTTTTCACTCACGCTGTGGTCTTGTGATGTTTTTAGTGCATTAAGCGGTCAGCAGTGTGAATAAAGTCAGGGGCCTGTGGGAACACAGGGAACGCTGGCCCACAGCATCCTCTAGTGAATCTCACGGGTTACATCAGCTCggtcctgcagcagcactgcTCCTCTACCACTTGGCTTCTTTATAGATAAGACTATATGAGTCATGCAGCCCCTGAATGAAACATCACTGCTGGATTATCTCCCTGCGCACAATAAACGACACAAAATGCACCACTTAGGGAGGCGTTAAGGGTTGGGAAAGTCATAAAGTATTCTATTAGCAAGCCCGTGAATGGATCATATCCCTTTACAGGCTATATTATTCAACCTATAAATTATTGTGGTCTGGTGGTATTTTGCAACACCTACTTTTGTTAATTTGATGTTTAAACTCAAATATTGCCCACTAGTTAGATAACTAACTAAATCCTCATATCACATATTAAAATGAGCCCAGCATTTGTATTTCGAGGTGCCTTCTTACTCGTTTTAAAGACATAGATGCACAAGTCAAACCGGCTTACATTTGGGGTGATGCACTGGAGTAAGATAACAGTAACATCTGCTGCGTTTTTTAATACCAAGGCACAATAATACAGACGCACGGGTTTAAAAACTCACCTGATTGTGATCAAATTGAAATGGAAAGTAGAAGCAGAGCAGACACGCAAGACAATGAAACTACTGAGATATCCAACAGGTTTTACCCGACCCTTTAGAAAGGCTGATGCCGAAGTTAACAGTGACAGCTTCCTCTCAGCGCAGGGGcactgtttccatggcaatCAGGCGTCACGACACTTACGGTAAATCACGACCCGGGGTCTTTGCGTCTGACGCCAGCAGGTGGCCGCCACAAGTTTTATACGAGCTACGCAGGCCGTGTGGGGGAGAACCGAACTGATCGTAACTAATACATGAAGTTTGTCCTGTACCGAGGGAGCACACGCCGCCGTGTCTGAGCTGAGCTACCGGCGTGTCGCCGCACTGCCGAGCGGTTGCGGGGGTGAACGTCACATCAAACGGGGGTGAGTCATCGTCTCTCCCCGCCGCGATCCTCGCCGTTCATCTAATCACCAAATCGCCAATCTAAGCCCCGCAAATCACCCGGTCTTCCCTCGCGAAATATCCCCCAACGCGTAAGCTGCGAGTGAATGTTAAACGTGTCACCTTTTAACATTAAAGTTGTTcatattatttttcattcacattTTGCCAGGAGGAGGGGTAGGTAGTCACCTCCCGTGACGTCAACTGGAATACCAACACCACGTGACGATGACGTCGTTCATATTTTGGTGAGACACCAGGAAGTGCGGAAGAACGCGAAGCGACGCGACGCGACGCGACGAGACCGAAGACCGAAACGCGAAAGCCTGAAGTTTCACTGACGTTTGGCTTTTCTTACCCAACTGACGGTTGTTATTTCATCGTGTACTTGTTGGAATCGGTCAAAATCGCCTCAAGATGTCGGCAATGGAAAGTATCCTTTTAAAACGGCGACTCGAACGGGACGTTAGAGCGCGGTGTATTGTGGGGATACAAGAGCGAACATAACAACATGACGGTGAGCCGAATGTCTGACAGTCCTCCGAAACATCGCCAAATACGTGAGATATCGACTAAAAACACACGACTTACTTAGTTATTGCCTAACCTGAACATTTCATAACGTTATTTATTTCCAGACTTCGTAAAATAGGACGAAAGTGGACTTGAAGGCCTCGAATGCTTCACTACAAATGGCTGGACATCCAACAGCCGACATTTGATAAAAGTTAAAGATAAAGTTAACCAATCTAATCTAATAAAGTCACaggaaactaaaataaacacaaaatacataCTCGTTTATTACATATAAAATCGTAATACATGAATGCCACGACCTTCCATTACTTTCTTTTGCAATTATTCAAACCAAGTTTTTTTAGAGGTcgcttgttgtgtttgtttggacttGGTGCTTCCTTAACCTTGTGTCACAGAACAGCTCTTTAATTTAAAGTTCGCTGCCAAAGAACTCCAAAGAAACTCCAAGAAATgtgacaaagaggaaaaaactgAGAAGGCTAAAATTAAGAAGGTAAGTGGGCGCCGTGAAGCAGGTCACCACGATAACTTCCACGGCCTTTGGTTATGTGTTTTCACTTTACCGCCCTATTTTCTTGCCCGTCCCCAGGCCATCCAGAAGGGGAATATGGAAGTGGCAAGAATCCACGCGGAGAACGCCATCCGACAGAAGAACCAGTCGGTGAACTTCTTGAGGATGAGTGCCCGGATAGATGCAGTGGCAGCAAGGGTCCAAACTGCAGTCACAATGAACCAGGTACATTTTAATCTGGGTCACTCCGAACTGCTGTTGAGTTTGAAATCAGCTACGCGTTAAAGATTTGCATTTCAGGCTCGTCATTTTAGTGAtgctgatttatttttcagGTCACAAAATCTATGGCTGGAGTGGTGAAAGGCATGGATGCCACTTTGAAATCTATGAATCTGGAAAAGGTAGGGagtaatttaaaaatgaaaaaatatttactTCCATATTTCCCTTTAGCTATTTGTTGGAAACAAACCTGCACTAAAACAAGTGTCTCAATCCCCGTTTTCAGATCTCAGGCCTCATGGACAAATTTGAGCGCCAATTTGAAACTCTGGATGTTCAGACAGCCCATATGGAGGACACCATGAGCAGCACAACAACACTCACTACGCCACAGGTACATTTCTCTACTCTCACATTCTTTCTTGTTGTTTGCTCAAGACAAACGCCTTCACTGTAAATCTCATCGGTCTTTTCAGAATCAAGTGGACTCATTGATGCATGAACTggcagatgaagcagggtaaccttttcattttttttctttttttattctctcaCCATTTTTCATGAAATGAGGTTCAATCACATACACATATGTAAGATATACACTCTTACATTGAAGTGTAAATAGTGGTTGTTATTTCAGATACAAGACATTGTGTTTGAAATCTAAAAATAAGGTTTGCATGTTGTGATGTGTGCGTAATGTCTAGATTGGACCTGAACATGGAGCTCCCTCAGGGACAGACCGGATCCGTGGGTACCAGCGTGGCCTCTGCAGAGCAGGTACACATGCACGCATTTAGTGTTAACACTTTTCAACATTCAACAAAGATGAAttgtaaatatacattaaaaaaatataaactgGATGGTTGGCACCTGTGTAAACTGAACAGGCGTAGGAAATGTGACTACAGTAGAAGTAAACAAAGTCAAACGATGACATTAAAAATCCTGGATTTGCCAACAACTTTTAAAAGAATTGGTTCTCCGTAAACAACTCTCTTTGACAAATAACTGCGATTCTTCTCTCATCTTCATCTTACTCACTAATGCCGCTCTTTGCTCTCACTTGTCCAAAGGATGAACTTTCTCAAAGGCTCGCCAAACTCCGAGATCAAATGTGAAGGAGGACTACAGTGCACTGGGACGAACCTTCCCAGCTACTCGAATATTACTCGCAAACAACTTTTATTCACATCATATCTTTTCCCCTCTTTACATCTCGTGTGTCTTTATAGCGGAGctactgttgttattgttttggcCCTGGTTGGTTGTGTTAATAACCTTTTCAACTCTGTAAACTAAGTGAGGTGCCGGATATTGAAAATGTATATCTTTCTTAAATTTACATATAAGGAAGGTGTAATGTAACTTTGTTTGATATGTATACTTGAGAATTTCATGCATTTCGCAAAAAAATGTTGAGCATTGGCAGTTATTATTCTGTATTGACAAGCCAATTTCATATCGTTATGGGGAGTAGGTTGACGGTTTTGGAGTATAGAATTACAATTTATCTCATCTCCATACATGCATGATTGCAGAAAACGTATATGCATTTTCTCTTCTTGATTTCAGAGTGTGAAAGACTTTCCCGCTTACCGTTGACTCCTTGTTTagatttgttgtattttatttctgtggAATATTTCAAGGCGATACCGGATTTGTCTGGTGGTCATAAGCATATTAACAGATCATTTGGGAAGGGGTTACAGTATGCAGAGTACATACAgtaattaaacaataaaattTTATAATACTTTTATCTCTTATTTTTATTACTTCTGTATACTTTTTTTTGATCTTTTATGGAATGTCCATTCTGAAgataaaatgaaacattttatatACATGGCAGAAAGGCTACAGGAGACAATGGGGCTAATTCATCAACATGATGTAGAtatcaatattttaagaaaatatatgcCATCAAATTAGAAAGAACCAGACATAATGGCTCGGACTGAAAGTACACCTAGTGCTAAGCGTGTGGGGGAAATTCagtgcaacaaaaagaaatataagGACCTTGATAGAAATGTGTGATATAatcataaaatatataaataagttATTCAGGTTTGTGTCGAGTggcacttcttgcttaaatgttttatttttagccaTGTCATCAACTCAAAGAAGACAAGTGGTCTAAAtcagctgctgtctgtctgtctgtctttgccctttgtctgttgctgctgtgtcCCTCTTGGTAATCATAGTTTGCTTCATGAGGAGGTCCTTGTTTCAAATCATTTTTCCAATATGTTCTTCACCACTTTATGCAGATGAATCAGTCAAACATTCCATCAATTGGGCTTTAAAACAGCCATTGCTGTGACAGAATTTTGCTTCTCTTCATTTGAACAATGTCACAACAATATTTAGTCTATTTCCTTTGTCAGACCATTGGTCAAACAACACTGCGCTCCTTATATGTAACCAAGCTATGCAGTATAGCACCACCACACTGAGAGTGCTCAGTCTATAGATCTAAATGCAGACTAGGAGCAAATTGCACTCATTTACACATGAGCTAAGAGGCCAGCCCGGATGTGACGTCATGACGCCGTGTCTGTTTTCTGCCATCTAGTGGCTATTGTCAGGAGCTGCAGCAGtaacttttcttcttccttcactTTTTGTTGTCGGTTTGTCACTGTGACTGTCCATTAGGACAACAACTTAAGCATAgggtgaaaatgaaataataataataattattataaatctTGAGGGGCCAGCAGAAGGAGCACCTTACATGATCTAAATACGGTGTCTATGTGCCTTTCCTCTGCAAAAGTTGACCCACCGGTTCATATTTCAACTTCATGCAGATCATAAACCGAGTTCTGCCAATTCATACAGGAGCTTTTACCAAAGGCTTTTCAACAATTAGACATACAAACATATAGTAGTTGTCTTGTTTAGAGAAACAATTTTAATTGCTATTTAGAGTGCTATGTGTAGTTTATTATTTACTTGTCGATGAGTTacattaaaatcatttttaaatcattattGTCAAACACAAAATATGAATCTACATAGAGGTTTTACAAAACTATTGATCTGTTTTGTTGGATTGTGAACATGGTAGTACACATATTAATATTGTTAAATGAAAATAGGTCAGCTTTACAAGGATATTGAATATCCCCCTTTAGATTATTGGCCCTGTGTTATTCGTGTGAGGCCATCTGACCTTTGATGCTTTCAAAACAATGCAGCTGTATCTAATTTCATAACCCGAATTTAAACCGCCTTTAACTTCAAAAGTCACTATCTCATTTGTGCTTGGCATCAGTGGTTGTCATGATCTCTTTTAATGGGGCAACATCTGTCTGTGAGACAAAACTCCGGGCAAAACCCAACGGGGCATCATGTGACTTTGGCgtaaacaggaagcagctgatCTTGACTTCACTACTACCTGCTTCCATTAAATCATGTGGACAACTGTATCTcttaaagacaaataaaaactggTAGTAGGAAATTGCTTGCATTTGAGTAACCGCTCTTCCCCGTTTGGGTAAGTAAACGACACTGAGTTTTTCCTTACCTAGCTAAGCCGTTTAGCACGGCTAAGCTAACGTCacctgcatatatatatatggactgTTCTGTCGTGCTGGCTAACTTAGCATTAGCATAGATGTTCATTCGGAACAGAGAAAGGagtttaaataaagttatttaaCTGTTGTATCTATTAGTCCACGTCTAATACGCGCATATCCGGATACACGTGTTTGACTTGTTCGTGATTTTAATCGCTCAAACACGTCCTCTATAGTAAATGTGTGATCTGCTGCATTAGAGCTAAACGTTAAGTGACAGCGAGGTGAAACTATTTGTGTCTCTGTTCTGCAGCCGAAGGAGAGCAGAAGTAGAGCTGCCGAAGACTCCGAATTAAGTCATCCGACTTGCAGCTCAGAGAAATACTCCACTTCGTGTCTGCCGAGGGGGATGTCCAGCACAGCCATGAAGAAAAAGGTGAAATATGGGATAATTATCGACTCCTCAAAAGTACATTTACTTATGTGCCATACTTGGGTACAACATCGACGCGTTTGTACTTTATTCGAGTACCTTCATGATACCTGTATTCATTATTGAGCTGTATCTGTTTTCCAATGCTTAATATGTCCATAGCTCTGATCAGGTATGATCACATCTTCATTTGAAGTTTTTGCTATTAATTTGTGCCAAAATACACTTAATTAAGAAGTTAAATCTACTTTTGGACTTGTTTCAACATTACAGGAAAGTCCCCGCTTTTATTCTGCACAAAAATATCCTTTCATCCTTcatcatctttttatttttaaaatgatcacACACTTAAGCAAGGCTGAATTTTAATCTCTGCTTGAAGTTTAATTCCATTAATGTAATGAGATTCAGTATTTCTCTCTCAAAATTAACAAATTCAGTTATTAAAATATGAGGTATGCTCGGATATCTTCTACTAAagtaaaaggataaatgtatgATCGTTACATCCTATTAAGTTCCAACATTGCTTATTTTATTTGAGCAGACTCCGCTTAATTCTTCCACAAGTGGCCGTAGGAGTGGAGGAAAACAAGACTTTGGCCTAAACTCTGAAACCTGTGTGAGAGTCTATGAGGACTTCTGTAAATATGAATGAGACAGCACATTGCTGCAACATGTCACACCACTATGACCACGccaaaaaatatgatttacaattgagggtatttatttcagggtattgtgtgtgtatatatcatttttttaccCTCTGATTTGAACGTCTCTCAGGCTCATTTTTCATGAGAGGTAATTTCAattaatttgaatgtttttgtcaGAATGGCTGCGATGATCAAACATTATTTTATGACTAAATTAATAAACATTGTCtgatttaatgtgtttattttttctccatctttaattctcaacattttaaatgtatacacTTTTATATGACAGTCTGCACACagctgtgcctttttttttttttttacgccacCTTTCACTTGTTTTCCGTTTCTAACGTcgcattgcaatgacttgtgggtaattcccttgggcTAACTCAGCATCTAAAGCTGACTTACGGAAAGGGCTTAAAATGTCTGCCAGAGAGCCTCAAACACTTAATGATTTGATGATGGGACAGAAATAAACCTTCATGGAGTCAGCGGGAGTGAGTCTCAAAGTCTGTGAGTCCGTAAAGGGGGGAGGGATTGGGGAGGATTGAGTCTTTATCTTCAGTGATGAGTGAATATGTTTCCTTTGTGCTTCCAGGTGTTACTGATGGGAAAAAGTGGGTCTGGGAAGACCAGT
This window harbors:
- the LOC120821651 gene encoding terminal nucleotidyltransferase 5C-like, which encodes MVMELQAEKRFHNLTLEQIQALDEVLTEVIPIHGRGNFPTLQVRAKDIIRVVRDRLIERSIQVKDIRLNGATASHVLVRDNCMGYRDLDIIFGVELPRQEDLQVIKEVVLSSLRDLLPCGVNRRKITSMTMKEAYVQKMVKVFNEHDRWSLISLSNNRAKTVGLRFISSLRRQFEFSVDSFQIILDRMLESYWETERRQGGKPSLNAGDLSKRDNEQEKKAKPSIPQGAEAAVEKDSGGEGPLSIEGASVLEKNRPRAMVEHVDGKQKAQAPLEHEGIDVQQEEVDVTEGLHAENAIVFELCEGNGEEKGLFHSDYPALSSPEALLTDVTGPLMPHACLKPQSNEQLSGKGPEKAAPPENLHCAETAQFKVDSVNCSAETTASSQDLLHEYSFPPPAKKTCSTSQGVLPDFCPSPKLQRKMSRKLIVKPEKWSLLTDLSDLTTQLFPPIDIPKPLQPPSMDNAQVQASHVPASKPQTFDALSAGTLCGSKETAEQTVRPKHSKKPPDSQAQSCARAVDAPINDQPPQQVAAASSWAGAAGEPAITVEAECMHGDFEQAMDHLRRRLIATRSPEEIRGGGLLKYSDLLVRNFRPASETEIKSLERYMCSRFFIDFPDVSEQQRKVEAYLRCHFVGNEETSKYDYLMTLRRVIDESTVCLMGHERRQTLNMITVLALRVLGEQNAIPNTANVTCFYQPAAYVTEPIYSSYFVAQAQPPLVYHPYPLHVHVHTGLV
- the chmp1b gene encoding charged multivesicular body protein 1b codes for the protein MSAMEKQLFNLKFAAKELQRNSKKCDKEEKTEKAKIKKAIQKGNMEVARIHAENAIRQKNQSVNFLRMSARIDAVAARVQTAVTMNQVTKSMAGVVKGMDATLKSMNLEKISGLMDKFERQFETLDVQTAHMEDTMSSTTTLTTPQNQVDSLMHELADEAGLDLNMELPQGQTGSVGTSVASAEQDELSQRLAKLRDQM